AACTACCAATTGAACTGACTGGTTTCGAAAACATGACGACAAAGCCTCAAGGAATGCATGCAATTATTGGCCCTAATGGTGCAGGGAAGAGTACGTTATTAAAGGCTTTAACGTTTTACCATCATAAACCGTCGTTATCATACGAAAGTAAGTCTATAGTAAATCATAATATACACAAAATGATTGCTTATATGCCACAACAACAAAATCGTCTTCACATTTCAATAGTTGATTTCTTAAAACTCGTTAAACGAAAAATTTCTTTTCAGGACACTGAACAACTGCTTGCCCAATTTAATATTAATAAAACTCCTTATGACTCGGTTCATACAACAAGCGGTGGTGAGTTTCGCCTTTTATGTTATATCCAAACGTTTCTACAACCTACACCGATTATGTTTTTAGATGAGCCTTTAACATCTTTAGATGTTCATCATCAATTAGCACTACTTAATCACATAAAAAAAGAAAGCCAATCAAGAGAAATTTGGGTTGTTCTCCATGAGTGGCCTCTTTATTTACATCATTTCGATTCTGTTATAGCAATCAATCAATCTCACCTTGAATGGCACAAAAATATAACGGAAATTGAGCCAATTGATCTCGAACAACTCTTTCAAATCAACATAAATGATGTTAACTTTCACTTGTAATACAGCCTAATGCCCCTGCAAATGATCCATTTTCAACAAGTACAGGGGTTTTGCCTCTTAAATTCGTATAACGATTCAAAACGTTGAGCATTACTTCATTATCTTGTAATGTTGATCCGATATAGACTACTTCTTCACAATCATACATCTCAGCCATATGAATACCAATTGTACATATTGTTTCAGCGATTAGCCCCATCACCGATGCCATATGATCTTCTTTAGACACATCTTCATCCAACGTATCCAACACTCTTCCAAAATTTGCAGCGGTTAAATCTTTCGGTATTGGTGCATCTTGTCCTTCATAAATATGCCCTACAGTTAAATCAATAAGATCACGATGGCCAGATTTAGAGCAACGTACGAGTGATTCAAATGATTGCTCACCTGTCAATAAATATCCAAGGCCCATCAGTAAGCCACCTCCTACTCCAGAACCCCCTACACGTTGTTGATGGTCGGTTGCTAAATGATATGAAGAACCTGTCCCTATATTACAGAAAATAAATCGATCCATCGCATCATATTGTTCAGATAATAGTTGTTTTAAACCATTAAACGTTGCATCAAACTCAACTGAATATCCTTTCGGTGATTCATTTAACAATTGGGCAATCACTTTCTGTCGACCACCTGTCAAATAAATATTTGCCCCTTCAAAATGATTCACAAACTTTGCTATCGCTTCTTTATTAGATGATTTAATTACTTTATAATCTCTTTCCTCGCCATCAACGACAATTTTCGTCAGTGTACCACCAGCATCTATACCTATGTTCATCTCGTTCTCCTTTTACTTTTTCTTTATCACTTCTGATGAGTTACTTTCGATCTGGATTTCCATCCGGATATTTTTTCTTCATTTTACGTTTTTCGACACGCTTTAATGCTTCGTTCGGCTCTTTTCTGAGCGCAATGAGCATACTAATGATTAGCATTAACAAGATGAACGTAAATGGGAGACCCGCAACAATTGCTCCCGTCTGTAAACTAGTTAATCCATCATCTGTTGTAATTAACGCTAACGTAATCGATGCGATAATAATTCCCCAGGAAATTTTCATTCTCATCGATGGGTTCAAGTCTCCATTGCTTGTCATACTAGAGACGATATACGTCGCAGAATCAGCGCTTGTCACAATAAATGTAAAGATTAACACAATTGCAAGTGTCGATGTCACAAGTCCAAATGGTAATTCATTAAAGAATGCAAAGAGCGCTTTCGTATTATCATCTTGAACAATATCAACTAAATTCGTTGACTCAAATAAATCCATATAAATCGCACTACCACCAAGCGTCGCCATCCATACAAAAGATAGCAATGGCGGGATAATTAATACGCCTAATACATATTCTCTAATCGTACGTCCACGTGAAATTCTTGCAATAAAAGCACCAATAAACGGTGACCAAGCAATAACCCATGCCCAATAGAACACTGTCCAATCTTGGACCCATTGACTCTCACCGTTCTCTACAAATGGGTTGAGCCTTAATGAATAAGGAATAAAGTTCGTAATATAATCTCCAAGCCCTACAACAAACGTTTCAAGTATAAATCGTGTTGGTCCAAAGATTAATACGAATAAAATAAGCAACACACAAATTGCCATATTCATATTACTTAAATATTTAACCCCTCTTTTAAGCCCTGTCGTTGCAGAAATAATGAAGATTACAGTCATCAACAGCGTGATAATCATCAATGTAACGTTATTATTGGGAATATTGTATGTAATATTCAATCCACCATTGACTTGCATAATCCCAAGTCCAATTGACGTCGCAATTCCTGTAACAGTCGCAATAACGGCTAGAATATCAATCACTTTACGAATCCAATTCGGATAGTACATACCGAATAAAGGCTCTAACGCTGTAGAAATCAATCCATTTCTCTCTCTTCTAAACTGGTAATACCCTATCGCAAGTCCTGCAATAGCAAATACTGCCCATTGACTCATCCCCCAGTGGAAGAATGTGTATCCCATCGCAACTCGAGCTTGTTCTCCAAGGGCCATCTCTTTAGCAAATGGAGCGTCAGCCATATGTGTCATCGGTTCAGCAACTCCATAGAACACAAGACCAACACCTAATCCACCACTAAACAACATCCCAATCCAACTTCTAAATGAGAACTCTGGCTCCTCATCATTACGACCGAACTTAATTCGTCCATATGGTGATATCGCTAATGAAATTAAAAACACAACGAATATAAATACTGCAAGTAAAAATAACCACGAGAAATTTGTCGCTACAGTATCATAAACATTCGTTGCAATTTCACCAAATTGTGTCGGAAATAAAAAAGCGAGTGCAGCAAATATAACAATGATAATCGCCGCAACAATAAAAACAATATTCATGTAATAATTCTCCTTTTTATTTTTAAATTTACACACATTAACAAACATGCTTGTTATTTGTTTTCACTATTATATTACAACATAAACATGTCGAGTGATATGTATGACAAATAACTTTTCGTGGTATAATATATAAGAAAATTAAAAAAATAATTAAATTGTAAAGGTGATTACATGACAAAATCATATACTTTCGAAAACATTACATTAAGGCCTTATGAACAACATGATCTAAATGAACTTAAAACATTCACTTTAGATGAAGAACAAATGGAATTCACTTCATTACCACTTGATGTATTAGAAGAAGCTATAGAAGATGATAATCGTACACCAAGCGTTGCAGTCAATGATAAAGATGAAGTGATTGGATTTTTCGTAGTTCACAAGCATTATCAACATGTGGGATACGATACACCTCATGAAGTAATTTACGTGAGATCATTGAGTGTTAATTCAAAGCATCAAGGAATGGGCTATGGCACAAAAATCGCACTGAATATCCCTGATTACGTTGCTGTCCTCCACCCTAAATTCGATCATTTATACCTTGTCGTTGATGCGTTAAATAGTGCGGCATGGAATCTTTATGAACGTGCGGGATTCATTCATACTGCAACGAAAGAAGATGGCCCTATCGGTAAAGAACGATTATATTACTTAGATTTAGATGCGAGATATGTTTCGAACTTGAAGTTAAGACCTCATCCAGAGACTAAAGATAAAATCATTAACTTGATGTTAGATGGTAAAGAAATTGGACATATCGATATTAATATCATCGACCACCACTTATACATTAAAAATATTGTCATCGAAACCTCTACAAATAATCAATGTACGTTAGTAAAAAGCGCATTAGTCCAAAGTGCTACATTCATTCGTAGACACTTTGAAGGGGTTAAAACGATCGAACTTTATGACCATGCCAGCGACTGCAAAACGAGTGATTTAGCTTATAGTGCTGGTTTCGTTGATGTCGATCCTCTCGATGATTTACCTAAATATATTAAATATATTAATTACTAGTTGAATAATTAGTCATTAGTTGATAATATACCGTTAGTATTAACGTTTTGAAAGGACGTCACAAATCTATGAAAATAAAAGACTACACTAAAGAAATGATCAACGAAAATTCATTTATCGAAATGGCTTATTTATATTTACAAGAAAAAAAAAGTCCTCAATCTTTATATACAATGATAGATGAGTTTAAATCTATTGGTGGATATACAGATGAAGAAATCGAAGATCGCGTATTACAATTCTATACAAACTTGAATACAGATGGTCGTTTCTTATCGGTTGAAGAAGGTACATGGGGACTTCGTGACTGGTATTCAGTAGATGAAATTGAAGAAAATATTGCACCAACAATTCAAAAATTCGAAATCGCTGAAGAAGATACTTTAGATGATGAGGCCATTGACGAAGAAGTGGAATCAGAAGATGTAAAAGATAGAGATGGTAACTTCGATGAAGATAATAAAGACATTGACGAAGATACAGACGAATATGAAGATTTATCCGTTGAGGATGATGAAGACGTATTGATTGATGAAGAAGACGAAGATGATGAAGATGAAGACGATGACACAGAAGAATAATTATTGACAATCTATCAAATCGTGATAATATTTTATTTGGGCTCCATAATTTATGGACGAAGAAACGATAAGCTCCCTTTCTACGATACAGAAAGGGAGCTTTATTATTTTATTATACTAGGAGGACAAACGATTGACTAAATTCATTTTTGTTACAGGTGGCGTTGTATCATCACTTGGTAAAGGAATCACTGCTGCATCACTTGGAAGATTATTAAAGGATAGAGGTCTTAATGTTACAATCCAAAAGTTCGATCCGTATTTAAATGTCGATCCAGGGACAATGAGTCCATACCAACATGGTGAAGTATTCGTGACAGATGATGGTGCTGAAACGGATTTAGACTTAGGTCACTATGAAAGATTCATTGATATCCGCTTAAACCAACATTCAAATGTTACAGCTGGGAGAGTTTATTCAGACGTAATCAAAAAAGAGCGTCGTGGTGATTACTTAGGCGGTACAGTTCAAGTCATTCCTCACATTACAAATGAGATTAAATCAAGACTATTACTTGCCGGTGAGTCGACTCATGCAGATGTTGTCATTACTGAAATTGGAGGGACGACTGGTGATATTGAAAGTTTGCCATTCATTGAAAGTATCCGCCAAATCCGAAGTGACTTAGGACGCGAAAATGTGATGTACATTCACTGTACTTTATTACCGTATATTAAAGCTGCTGGAGAAATGAAGACAAAACCGACTCAACACTCTGTTAAAGAGCTTAGAGGACTTGGAATACAACCTGATATGATCGTTGTCCGTACAGAATACGATATGACTTCTGATTTACGAGATAAAATCGCCTTGTTCTGTGATATCGATAAAGAAAGTGTCATTGAGTGTAAAGATAGAGATACATTATACTCAATTCCGTTAG
Above is a window of Abyssicoccus albus DNA encoding:
- a CDS encoding ATP-binding cassette domain-containing protein, whose amino-acid sequence is MIIHHLNDDKSKLPIELTGFENMTTKPQGMHAIIGPNGAGKSTLLKALTFYHHKPSLSYESKSIVNHNIHKMIAYMPQQQNRLHISIVDFLKLVKRKISFQDTEQLLAQFNINKTPYDSVHTTSGGEFRLLCYIQTFLQPTPIMFLDEPLTSLDVHHQLALLNHIKKESQSREIWVVLHEWPLYLHHFDSVIAINQSHLEWHKNITEIEPIDLEQLFQININDVNFHL
- the coaW gene encoding type II pantothenate kinase — protein: MNIGIDAGGTLTKIVVDGEERDYKVIKSSNKEAIAKFVNHFEGANIYLTGGRQKVIAQLLNESPKGYSVEFDATFNGLKQLLSEQYDAMDRFIFCNIGTGSSYHLATDHQQRVGGSGVGGGLLMGLGYLLTGEQSFESLVRCSKSGHRDLIDLTVGHIYEGQDAPIPKDLTAANFGRVLDTLDEDVSKEDHMASVMGLIAETICTIGIHMAEMYDCEEVVYIGSTLQDNEVMLNVLNRYTNLRGKTPVLVENGSFAGALGCITSES
- a CDS encoding BCCT family transporter; translation: MNIVFIVAAIIIVIFAALAFLFPTQFGEIATNVYDTVATNFSWLFLLAVFIFVVFLISLAISPYGRIKFGRNDEEPEFSFRSWIGMLFSGGLGVGLVFYGVAEPMTHMADAPFAKEMALGEQARVAMGYTFFHWGMSQWAVFAIAGLAIGYYQFRRERNGLISTALEPLFGMYYPNWIRKVIDILAVIATVTGIATSIGLGIMQVNGGLNITYNIPNNNVTLMIITLLMTVIFIISATTGLKRGVKYLSNMNMAICVLLILFVLIFGPTRFILETFVVGLGDYITNFIPYSLRLNPFVENGESQWVQDWTVFYWAWVIAWSPFIGAFIARISRGRTIREYVLGVLIIPPLLSFVWMATLGGSAIYMDLFESTNLVDIVQDDNTKALFAFFNELPFGLVTSTLAIVLIFTFIVTSADSATYIVSSMTSNGDLNPSMRMKISWGIIIASITLALITTDDGLTSLQTGAIVAGLPFTFILLMLIISMLIALRKEPNEALKRVEKRKMKKKYPDGNPDRK
- a CDS encoding GNAT family N-acetyltransferase, whose protein sequence is MTKSYTFENITLRPYEQHDLNELKTFTLDEEQMEFTSLPLDVLEEAIEDDNRTPSVAVNDKDEVIGFFVVHKHYQHVGYDTPHEVIYVRSLSVNSKHQGMGYGTKIALNIPDYVAVLHPKFDHLYLVVDALNSAAWNLYERAGFIHTATKEDGPIGKERLYYLDLDARYVSNLKLRPHPETKDKIINLMLDGKEIGHIDINIIDHHLYIKNIVIETSTNNQCTLVKSALVQSATFIRRHFEGVKTIELYDHASDCKTSDLAYSAGFVDVDPLDDLPKYIKYINY
- the rpoE gene encoding DNA-directed RNA polymerase subunit delta; protein product: MKIKDYTKEMINENSFIEMAYLYLQEKKSPQSLYTMIDEFKSIGGYTDEEIEDRVLQFYTNLNTDGRFLSVEEGTWGLRDWYSVDEIEENIAPTIQKFEIAEEDTLDDEAIDEEVESEDVKDRDGNFDEDNKDIDEDTDEYEDLSVEDDEDVLIDEEDEDDEDEDDDTEE